Proteins encoded by one window of Branchiostoma floridae strain S238N-H82 chromosome 6, Bfl_VNyyK, whole genome shotgun sequence:
- the LOC118418056 gene encoding potassium voltage-gated channel subfamily A member 7-like isoform X1, translated as MNFHSDISVYPPRSRGAYRGQSPRGNNNYSPSSNMAHIRMQQVIHYDQIHSTDPRTKDGNRAQSIGDNSPTPRPRFTSVDRNEEAIRYENAGTGEANDRQIVVVNVSGLRFATRARVFNRLPETLLGNLEKRKDLYDPETREIFFDRHRPSFEAIFDYYLRGGRLKCPYQVPLDVFLEEVEFFGLSGHPVEDNLHLSTCAEPEPKHPLKKKIWHVLEKPAESIVGRAVGAFIVAVVLLSTISFCVETIPMSDSQQPRREVVNSNTTENDSTSNNSKNKELDYFMIAYTHFAFFWIETVCIAFFTAEVTARYVVTPKTTEKFLKNITNIIDIVAIIPYFLTLITIGLANGIAATASQQGPVYVFLRIFRLFRVVRVFKLSRHSKGLRILGKTLRASMNEFVILSFFMIVAMVFFSSVMYVTEASHPRTNYTSIPDGFWWAVVTMTTVGYGDNTPLTVGGKIVGAVCAVTGLLVIALPVPVIVSNFNYFYRTERGIIGPNKQRATGAKNGDTTRKKRKCCISCHT; from the exons ATGAATTTCCACTCG GATATCTCTGTTTACCCGCCTCGATCTCGTGGAGCGTACCGGGGGCAGAGCCCGCGGGGAAACAACAACTACAGCCCGAGCTCCAACATGGCGCACATCCGCATGCAACAGGTCATCCACTACGACCAGATCCACAGCACAGACCCGCGAACCAAGGACGGCAACCGTGCACAGTCCATCGGCGACAACTCCCCTACCCCCCGCCCGAGGTTCACCAGCGTCGATCGTAACGAGGAAGCCATACGGTACGAGAACGCAGGAACTGGGGAGGCCAACGATCGCCAGATCGTTGTGGTGAACGTAAGCGGGCTTCGCTTCGCAACCCGCGCCCGAGTCTTCAACCGTTTACCCGAAACCCTACTCGGAAACTTGGAGAAGAGAAAGGACCTCTACGACCCGGAGACCAGGGAAATCTTCTTCGATCGCCACAGACCAAGCTTTGAGGCCATCTTTGACTACTACCTCCGTGGAGGGCGACTCAAGTGCCCCTACCAAGTCCCGCTAGACGTGTTCTTAGAGGAAGTCGAGTTTTTCGGACTTAGCGGTCATCCCGTGGAAGACAACCTCCACCTATCCACTTGTGCCGAACCTGAGCCAAAACATCCACTCAAGAAGAAGATATGGCACGTCTTGGAGAAACCAGCAGAGTCCATAGTTGGCCGAGCTGTCGGCGCCTTCATAGTGGCAGTGGTTCTTCTGTCTACCATATCTTTCTGTGTGGAGACCATTCCAATGTCTGATTCCCAACAACCTCGTCGTGAAGTCGTCAACTCAAACACGACAGAAAACGACAGCACCTCAAAC AACTCTAAGAACAAGGAGCTGGACTATTTCATG ATCGCCTACACACATTTCGCGTTCTTCTGGATTGAGACCGTGTGCATCGCATTCTTCACCGCTGAGGTCACCGCCCGTTACGTCGTCACTCCAAAAACGACGGAAAAGTTCCTGAAAAACATCACCAACATCATCGACATCGTCGCCATCATTCCATACTTCCTTACCCTTATAACAATCGGACTTGCTAACGGTATAGCAGCGACGGCGAGCCAACAAGGCCCTGTATATGTCTTCCTCCGCATCTTTCGGTTGTTTCGCGTGGTTCGGGTATTCAAGCTATCCCGGCATTCTAAGGGGCTGAGAATTCTGGGTAAGACGCTCCGAGCCAGCATGAACGAGTTTGTCATCTTGTCGTTCTTCATGATCGTTGCCATGGTGTTCTTTTCAAGCGTCATGTACGTGACCGAGGCTTCACACCCCAGAACGAACTACACCAGCATTCCGGACGGCTTCTGGTGGGCTGTGGTTACCATGACGACCGTTGGGTACGGGGACAACACCCCTCTCACGGTTGGCGGAAAAATCGTCGGGGCCGTGTGTGCGGTGACGGGACTGTTGGTCATCGCGCTGCCGGTGCCGGTTATCGTGTCCAACTTCAACTATTTCTACCGCACGGAGAGGGGAATCATCGGCCCCAACAAGCAACGCGCTACGGGCGCCAAAAACGGAGACACTACGAGAAAAAAGAGGAAGTGTTGCATCAGTTGCCACACTTAA
- the LOC118418056 gene encoding potassium voltage-gated channel subfamily A member 7-like isoform X2 — protein MAHIRMQQVIHYDQIHSTDPRTKDGNRAQSIGDNSPTPRPRFTSVDRNEEAIRYENAGTGEANDRQIVVVNVSGLRFATRARVFNRLPETLLGNLEKRKDLYDPETREIFFDRHRPSFEAIFDYYLRGGRLKCPYQVPLDVFLEEVEFFGLSGHPVEDNLHLSTCAEPEPKHPLKKKIWHVLEKPAESIVGRAVGAFIVAVVLLSTISFCVETIPMSDSQQPRREVVNSNTTENDSTSNNSKNKELDYFMIAYTHFAFFWIETVCIAFFTAEVTARYVVTPKTTEKFLKNITNIIDIVAIIPYFLTLITIGLANGIAATASQQGPVYVFLRIFRLFRVVRVFKLSRHSKGLRILGKTLRASMNEFVILSFFMIVAMVFFSSVMYVTEASHPRTNYTSIPDGFWWAVVTMTTVGYGDNTPLTVGGKIVGAVCAVTGLLVIALPVPVIVSNFNYFYRTERGIIGPNKQRATGAKNGDTTRKKRKCCISCHT, from the exons ATGGCGCACATCCGCATGCAACAGGTCATCCACTACGACCAGATCCACAGCACAGACCCGCGAACCAAGGACGGCAACCGTGCACAGTCCATCGGCGACAACTCCCCTACCCCCCGCCCGAGGTTCACCAGCGTCGATCGTAACGAGGAAGCCATACGGTACGAGAACGCAGGAACTGGGGAGGCCAACGATCGCCAGATCGTTGTGGTGAACGTAAGCGGGCTTCGCTTCGCAACCCGCGCCCGAGTCTTCAACCGTTTACCCGAAACCCTACTCGGAAACTTGGAGAAGAGAAAGGACCTCTACGACCCGGAGACCAGGGAAATCTTCTTCGATCGCCACAGACCAAGCTTTGAGGCCATCTTTGACTACTACCTCCGTGGAGGGCGACTCAAGTGCCCCTACCAAGTCCCGCTAGACGTGTTCTTAGAGGAAGTCGAGTTTTTCGGACTTAGCGGTCATCCCGTGGAAGACAACCTCCACCTATCCACTTGTGCCGAACCTGAGCCAAAACATCCACTCAAGAAGAAGATATGGCACGTCTTGGAGAAACCAGCAGAGTCCATAGTTGGCCGAGCTGTCGGCGCCTTCATAGTGGCAGTGGTTCTTCTGTCTACCATATCTTTCTGTGTGGAGACCATTCCAATGTCTGATTCCCAACAACCTCGTCGTGAAGTCGTCAACTCAAACACGACAGAAAACGACAGCACCTCAAAC AACTCTAAGAACAAGGAGCTGGACTATTTCATG ATCGCCTACACACATTTCGCGTTCTTCTGGATTGAGACCGTGTGCATCGCATTCTTCACCGCTGAGGTCACCGCCCGTTACGTCGTCACTCCAAAAACGACGGAAAAGTTCCTGAAAAACATCACCAACATCATCGACATCGTCGCCATCATTCCATACTTCCTTACCCTTATAACAATCGGACTTGCTAACGGTATAGCAGCGACGGCGAGCCAACAAGGCCCTGTATATGTCTTCCTCCGCATCTTTCGGTTGTTTCGCGTGGTTCGGGTATTCAAGCTATCCCGGCATTCTAAGGGGCTGAGAATTCTGGGTAAGACGCTCCGAGCCAGCATGAACGAGTTTGTCATCTTGTCGTTCTTCATGATCGTTGCCATGGTGTTCTTTTCAAGCGTCATGTACGTGACCGAGGCTTCACACCCCAGAACGAACTACACCAGCATTCCGGACGGCTTCTGGTGGGCTGTGGTTACCATGACGACCGTTGGGTACGGGGACAACACCCCTCTCACGGTTGGCGGAAAAATCGTCGGGGCCGTGTGTGCGGTGACGGGACTGTTGGTCATCGCGCTGCCGGTGCCGGTTATCGTGTCCAACTTCAACTATTTCTACCGCACGGAGAGGGGAATCATCGGCCCCAACAAGCAACGCGCTACGGGCGCCAAAAACGGAGACACTACGAGAAAAAAGAGGAAGTGTTGCATCAGTTGCCACACTTAA